A DNA window from Verrucomicrobiota bacterium contains the following coding sequences:
- a CDS encoding histidine kinase, translated as MVLLSISSFLIHRIKVRFEEQEQNRNLDQAKGVLLVITSNAESLSRLLAGWSYWEESIHFINGKKTGYFNNYFTYPVMNEANIDSVIFFNLQGQYVNSRRITTNRKAIEEFPPETTRKIEKALHNLIPENIDGFKWGLLETDQGVIILTCRHISDDSISKPSQGYILFGRLLNNKELIKISDIFDNSISWKAEKNPQTKPEGIVDIPAFGSLVINRTHTRTQKKDPHSHYIEINLQDILKNESLHLCISIPKSYSTQAQVTASFINTINLITFLIISGFVSYLIVEIYRRHRAEENLRESLRFERCISQLSQLFINLPENKLDQAINEALAILAELISSDLGFIFEFTDDYKHIKKTHHWHSKRYTPQIGFNESVPTQGLESFITKINEDEVVVLNLKNEISPTSGLAAYIYHKLHITSSLNAPMKEGNLLIGFIGFASLDPDHSWAEEEKRLLSTFAKMLTLFIQRKKAAIKIQESQKSLIDSALKNSELKSLKDQINPHFLFNSLNSLRALIDESPDNARRAVTLLSNLLRASLRAGQAELIRLDEEMIVVNAFLALEHIRFEERLRSIILIPEECSAYLIPPMLVQTLVENAVKYGVEPYSQGGIVCIKAKTEGKYLHLTVENSGQLSSSSDSIQIGLANAQDRIRLLFSNNGQLKIHNSSSTTVTAEIIIPIVYECSPR; from the coding sequence TTGGTTCTCCTTTCCATTTCAAGTTTTTTAATCCATCGGATAAAAGTCCGTTTCGAGGAACAAGAACAAAACAGAAACCTCGATCAGGCCAAGGGCGTATTATTAGTCATTACGTCAAATGCAGAAAGTCTTTCGCGGTTACTCGCCGGTTGGTCATATTGGGAGGAATCCATACACTTTATTAATGGGAAAAAGACGGGCTATTTTAATAACTACTTCACCTATCCTGTCATGAATGAAGCGAATATTGATTCAGTGATATTCTTTAATCTTCAAGGCCAATATGTTAATTCCCGCCGCATCACAACAAACCGGAAAGCAATTGAGGAATTTCCTCCGGAAACAACCCGAAAAATTGAAAAAGCACTTCACAATCTAATACCTGAAAATATCGATGGATTCAAATGGGGGTTACTCGAAACGGATCAGGGCGTGATTATTCTTACCTGCCGTCATATATCAGATGATTCCATTTCCAAACCATCTCAAGGATACATTTTATTCGGCCGGCTCTTGAATAATAAGGAATTGATCAAAATATCGGACATTTTCGACAATAGTATATCTTGGAAGGCTGAAAAGAATCCACAAACAAAACCGGAAGGCATCGTTGATATCCCTGCCTTTGGTAGCTTGGTGATAAACAGGACTCATACGAGAACCCAAAAAAAAGATCCTCACTCGCACTATATAGAAATTAATTTACAGGACATCCTGAAAAATGAATCCCTCCATTTGTGTATTTCGATCCCGAAATCTTATAGTACTCAAGCACAGGTAACTGCCAGTTTCATTAATACGATTAATCTCATCACATTTTTGATCATCAGCGGTTTCGTTTCTTACCTAATCGTTGAAATTTACCGTCGGCACAGGGCCGAAGAGAATTTAAGGGAAAGTTTGCGCTTTGAACGCTGTATCAGCCAACTTTCCCAACTATTCATTAACCTACCGGAAAATAAACTTGATCAAGCCATTAATGAGGCCCTCGCAATCCTTGCTGAGCTTATTTCAAGCGATTTGGGCTTTATTTTTGAATTCACAGATGACTACAAACACATTAAAAAAACCCATCACTGGCATTCCAAACGTTATACTCCACAAATAGGATTTAACGAGTCAGTCCCCACCCAGGGGTTAGAGTCATTCATTACGAAAATTAACGAGGATGAGGTTGTTGTATTAAATCTGAAAAATGAGATCTCCCCAACCAGCGGGCTAGCTGCCTACATTTATCATAAACTGCATATTACCTCCTCCTTAAATGCTCCCATGAAAGAAGGAAACCTGCTAATCGGATTCATCGGTTTTGCCAGTCTTGATCCAGATCATTCATGGGCAGAGGAGGAAAAACGACTCCTTTCAACATTTGCTAAAATGCTCACCCTTTTTATACAAAGAAAAAAGGCAGCGATTAAAATACAAGAATCCCAAAAGTCCCTGATTGATTCAGCCCTGAAGAACTCCGAACTTAAATCTCTCAAAGACCAAATCAACCCCCATTTCCTTTTTAATAGCCTTAACAGCTTAAGGGCCCTCATTGATGAAAGCCCAGACAATGCCCGCAGGGCAGTAACATTGCTCTCAAATCTACTCCGGGCATCGCTGCGCGCCGGTCAGGCTGAACTCATCAGGCTGGACGAAGAAATGATCGTGGTGAATGCTTTCTTAGCCCTTGAGCATATCCGTTTTGAAGAAAGGCTCAGATCAATTATTCTCATCCCCGAAGAGTGTTCTGCCTATCTCATCCCCCCCATGCTCGTCCAGACTCTTGTCGAAAACGCCGTCAAGTATGGGGTCGAACCCTACTCCCAAGGAGGCATTGTGTGTATAAAAGCGAAAACAGAAGGTAAATATTTGCATTTAACGGTCGAAAACAGTGGACAGCTCTCCAGCAGCTCTGATTCAATCCAAATAGGATTAGCTAATGCCCAAGACCGAATCCGCCTCCTTTTCAGTAATAATGGCCAGTTAAAAATCCACAACTCATCCTCGACAACTGTCACTGCCGAAATTATCATCCCCATAGTCTATGAATGTTCTCCTCGTTGA
- a CDS encoding LytTR family DNA-binding domain-containing protein, producing MNVLLVDDERLARSELRKLITENCLDPIVQEAKNGNEALTIYQHFRPHVIFVDIKMPGMSGFEMLEKIPLPLPEVIFTTAYSEYAIKAFDFNALDYLVKPIDPERFKNTIQRVQARILSYNQSSQPDDGHDADPSGQIAQDNKVFVREGDKCWFVAAKDIRLLESEGNYTRVYFHSERPLLLRSLNSLEERLDMNVFFRASRAQIININHIKSVEPWFSGGLKVILDGGQEVEFSRRQARSFREKMSL from the coding sequence ATGAATGTTCTCCTCGTTGATGACGAAAGACTAGCCCGCAGTGAACTAAGAAAACTGATCACGGAAAACTGTCTTGATCCCATCGTTCAAGAAGCCAAAAACGGCAATGAAGCCCTTACGATTTATCAACACTTTCGTCCTCATGTTATTTTTGTTGATATTAAAATGCCCGGAATGAGCGGATTTGAGATGCTTGAAAAAATCCCTCTTCCTCTGCCTGAGGTCATATTCACAACAGCCTATAGCGAATATGCCATCAAAGCATTTGATTTTAACGCTTTGGATTATCTCGTAAAACCTATCGATCCCGAGCGCTTCAAAAACACGATTCAAAGGGTTCAGGCCCGCATCCTTTCCTATAACCAATCCAGCCAACCTGATGATGGCCACGATGCTGATCCCAGCGGACAAATTGCACAGGATAATAAGGTTTTTGTCCGTGAAGGGGATAAATGCTGGTTCGTGGCGGCTAAAGACATTCGACTTTTGGAGTCGGAAGGAAATTACACCCGTGTCTATTTCCACTCCGAGCGCCCCCTCCTCCTCCGCTCCTTGAATTCCCTAGAGGAACGTCTGGATATGAATGTTTTTTTTCGGGCCAGCCGTGCACAGATCATCAATATCAACCACATCAAATCGGTAGAACCTTGGTTTAGTGGTGGATTAAAAGTAATCCTCGATGGCGGGCAAGAAGTGGAATTTTCAAGAAGACAGGCCCGTTCATTCCGAGAAAAGATGAGCTTATAA
- the kdsB gene encoding 3-deoxy-manno-octulosonate cytidylyltransferase produces MKAAAIIPARYASTRFPGKPLVQIAGKPLVQWVYERVSKAKNINRIIVATDDQRIFRAVRSWGGEVVMTSSRHQTGSDRIAEVAKKLKEEIIVNVQGDEPLIRPKLIDSLVDALKKNKTTPVVTTCCAIESKEELSSPNVVKVIFDLHGRALYFSRYCLPFVRDTNMDAVVHYKHMGIYAYQRDFLLKYIKLKPTRLESLEKLEQLRILEHGYSIQIVMTKFDSIGVDTPEDIARVEKLLQNGVKY; encoded by the coding sequence ATGAAAGCCGCCGCAATCATCCCTGCAAGATATGCCTCTACACGTTTCCCGGGCAAACCCCTTGTTCAAATCGCTGGTAAACCCCTTGTCCAATGGGTCTATGAACGGGTTTCTAAAGCGAAAAATATTAACCGGATCATTGTCGCGACAGACGACCAAAGGATTTTTAGAGCTGTAAGGTCATGGGGGGGAGAAGTTGTCATGACTTCTTCGCGACACCAAACGGGTAGTGATCGCATTGCTGAAGTCGCCAAAAAACTTAAAGAAGAGATTATCGTCAATGTCCAGGGGGATGAACCTCTTATCCGTCCGAAATTAATCGATTCACTCGTGGACGCCCTCAAAAAAAACAAGACAACCCCTGTCGTCACAACATGTTGTGCTATCGAGAGTAAGGAGGAGTTATCTTCCCCAAATGTGGTAAAAGTTATTTTCGACCTCCATGGCCGGGCACTTTATTTCTCTCGTTACTGTTTACCTTTTGTCCGGGACACGAATATGGACGCTGTGGTTCATTACAAACACATGGGAATTTATGCCTATCAACGAGATTTTCTACTCAAATATATCAAACTCAAGCCCACACGCCTTGAATCCCTTGAAAAACTCGAACAACTTCGGATTCTGGAACATGGTTATTCGATTCAAATTGTCATGACAAAATTTGATTCAATCGGAGTGGATACCCCTGAGGATATCGCCCGTGTTGAAAAACTCCTGCAAAATGGGGTAAAATATTAA
- a CDS encoding CTP synthase: MKYIFVTGGVVSSLGKGLSASALGTLLEARGLRVCLQKYDPYLNIDPGTMNPYEHGEVYVLDDGAETDLDLGHYERFTSRPLTRENTLTSGQIYQTVLDKERRGDYLGKTVQVIPHITDEIKSRIYRLSRHKDIDVVITEIGGTTGDIEGLPFLEAIRQLGLEVGHQNAIFIHVTLVPYIKVAGELKTKPTQQSVAKLREIGIQPHILLCRTEKPLGSDLRQKMSMFCNVPVEAVIENSDAPHSIYELPLMLQKEKLDEIVCKYLNLDLPAPDMTEWKDNIRKVVEPKNHVRIGVVGKYIALQDSYKSVYESITHGGIANDCGVDIVRVNSERIERDGAEKYLKDLDGILIPGGFGDRGIEGKIMAAQYARENGIPYLGLCLGMQIAVIEFARNVLGLSAANSLEMNAETPYPVIHLIESQKGVTQKGASMRLGAWNATLKKGSLCEKLYGTDKISERHRHRYEFNNDYLERCENAGMVIAGTSEPKGLVELVEIKEHPFFVACQFHPEFKSKPNKSHPLFRGFIAASINRSKKQ; this comes from the coding sequence ATGAAATATATTTTTGTTACAGGCGGCGTGGTCAGTTCACTCGGTAAAGGCTTAAGTGCCTCTGCCCTTGGCACTTTGCTCGAAGCACGGGGCCTACGGGTATGCCTCCAGAAGTATGACCCTTATCTGAATATTGACCCAGGCACGATGAATCCATATGAACACGGTGAAGTGTATGTCTTGGATGACGGGGCCGAAACCGATTTGGACTTAGGGCACTACGAGAGATTTACATCCCGTCCTTTAACCCGTGAAAATACCCTCACCAGCGGACAAATTTACCAGACAGTCCTTGATAAAGAACGCCGGGGAGATTACCTCGGAAAAACGGTCCAAGTCATCCCCCATATCACTGACGAGATCAAGTCCCGTATCTACCGTCTTTCCCGGCATAAGGATATTGATGTGGTCATCACTGAGATCGGGGGGACAACGGGGGATATCGAAGGACTGCCCTTTCTAGAAGCTATCCGCCAGCTCGGACTTGAGGTCGGCCATCAAAATGCGATTTTCATCCATGTGACCTTAGTTCCTTACATCAAAGTCGCCGGTGAACTCAAAACGAAACCCACACAGCAAAGTGTCGCCAAACTGCGTGAAATCGGGATACAGCCACATATCCTGCTTTGTCGCACAGAAAAACCCCTCGGATCGGATCTGCGCCAGAAAATGTCCATGTTCTGTAATGTCCCTGTCGAGGCGGTGATCGAAAACAGCGATGCTCCACACAGTATTTATGAATTACCGCTGATGTTGCAGAAAGAAAAACTCGACGAGATTGTTTGTAAATACCTTAATCTCGATCTTCCCGCTCCCGACATGACCGAATGGAAAGATAATATCCGGAAAGTCGTGGAACCTAAAAACCACGTCAGGATCGGGGTGGTCGGTAAATACATCGCCCTGCAGGACTCATATAAATCAGTCTACGAGTCAATCACCCACGGGGGGATCGCCAATGACTGCGGTGTGGATATTGTCCGTGTAAACTCGGAAAGGATCGAGCGCGACGGAGCCGAGAAATACCTCAAGGATCTTGATGGCATCTTGATTCCCGGTGGATTTGGAGACCGAGGAATCGAAGGGAAAATCATGGCCGCCCAATATGCCCGGGAAAATGGCATCCCTTACCTTGGCCTCTGCTTGGGAATGCAAATTGCCGTGATCGAGTTTGCACGCAATGTCCTCGGACTTTCCGCTGCCAATAGCCTTGAAATGAATGCGGAAACACCCTATCCAGTCATTCACCTCATTGAATCCCAGAAGGGAGTCACCCAAAAAGGGGCTTCAATGCGTTTAGGGGCATGGAACGCAACCTTGAAAAAAGGTAGTTTATGCGAAAAGCTTTATGGAACAGATAAAATCTCGGAGCGCCATCGCCACCGTTATGAGTTTAATAATGATTACTTAGAACGCTGCGAAAATGCCGGAATGGTCATCGCAGGCACTTCCGAACCAAAAGGCTTGGTTGAACTGGTTGAAATCAAAGAGCATCCATTCTTTGTGGCTTGCCAATTCCACCCTGAATTCAAGTCAAAGCCAAATAAATCACACCCCTTATTCCGTGGATTTATTGCGGCCTCGATAAACCGATCAAAAAAGCAATGA
- the kdsA gene encoding 3-deoxy-8-phosphooctulonate synthase produces the protein MKTVNLRHIQIGAGHPLVFILGPCVVEGEKMTMKIAEQLAQMSRKLHFPLIFKASYDKANRSSSQSFRGLGAKKGLEIIQKVGKEFNLPVITDIHSADEATLAAEYCDCLQIPAFLCRQTDLLLAAAKTGRLINIKKGQFLAPGDMKNVVEKMKEGGNKKLLLTERGSTFGYHNLVVDMRGLSIMRDLGFPVIMDATHAVQLPGAGGDKSTGQAQFAPLIARAAVAAGVDGLFIETHPDPSKALSDGPNMIPLKNLSSLIVQLQSIHEIVHH, from the coding sequence ATGAAAACGGTCAACCTTCGTCATATTCAAATAGGGGCTGGGCATCCCTTGGTCTTTATTCTAGGACCATGTGTGGTCGAAGGTGAAAAGATGACCATGAAAATCGCGGAGCAACTTGCTCAGATGTCGCGCAAATTGCACTTTCCCCTTATTTTTAAGGCTAGCTATGATAAAGCCAACCGATCTTCGTCCCAGAGTTTTCGTGGGCTTGGAGCAAAAAAAGGTCTCGAAATTATTCAAAAGGTTGGAAAGGAATTTAATCTTCCTGTCATCACAGATATTCATTCCGCCGATGAAGCCACACTGGCTGCCGAATACTGTGATTGTTTGCAAATTCCCGCTTTCCTATGCCGACAAACTGATTTATTGCTCGCGGCCGCAAAAACCGGACGGCTGATCAACATCAAGAAGGGACAATTCCTCGCTCCCGGAGACATGAAAAATGTCGTCGAAAAAATGAAAGAAGGTGGCAATAAAAAATTACTCCTTACCGAGAGAGGTTCCACTTTTGGCTATCATAACCTTGTGGTGGATATGCGTGGCCTTTCGATCATGAGGGACTTGGGGTTCCCCGTCATTATGGACGCCACCCATGCCGTACAACTCCCCGGTGCGGGCGGGGATAAATCAACAGGCCAAGCGCAATTTGCCCCATTAATCGCACGAGCTGCGGTGGCAGCTGGTGTGGATGGACTTTTTATCGAAACCCATCCTGATCCCAGCAAGGCACTTTCAGACGGACCAAATATGATTCCGTTGAAGAATCTCTCCTCATTGATCGTCCAATTACAGTCAATCCATGAAATTGTGCATCATTAA
- a CDS encoding LptA/OstA family protein, with product MNNLNSMKFILIILLHFMVAGSLDLSHAKDAKDKPMPEGAQVKDNEIVNGKTPTVITSDKLRIDTQKKIGLFTGNVYVNNEQFTMTSDEMRVFFNDDKNGVDEIVANGNVILKQVGGDESVARGEQAVFTTSKDDGKGGKVSDDVIVLTGNPNIQQGNNTISGKVIRFFKGQNKMIVEGGSRLILYDDKNGKPGLGITP from the coding sequence ATGAATAATTTAAATTCCATGAAGTTTATTCTGATCATACTGCTCCATTTTATGGTTGCAGGCTCTTTGGATCTCTCCCATGCGAAAGATGCCAAGGATAAACCAATGCCCGAAGGCGCGCAGGTCAAAGATAATGAAATTGTTAATGGTAAAACCCCTACCGTGATTACTTCTGATAAACTCAGGATCGACACTCAGAAAAAAATCGGTTTATTCACCGGGAATGTCTATGTCAATAATGAGCAATTTACCATGACATCGGACGAAATGAGGGTTTTCTTTAATGATGATAAAAACGGGGTCGATGAGATCGTAGCTAATGGCAATGTCATACTCAAACAAGTGGGAGGCGATGAAAGTGTCGCCCGTGGTGAACAAGCTGTATTCACCACCTCCAAAGATGATGGCAAAGGGGGCAAGGTGAGCGATGACGTGATAGTCCTCACAGGAAACCCGAACATTCAACAAGGGAACAATACGATTAGTGGTAAAGTAATCCGTTTTTTTAAAGGCCAAAATAAAATGATTGTCGAAGGGGGTTCACGCCTTATCCTCTATGATGATAAAAATGGCAAACCAGGCCTCGGAATTACCCCTTAA
- the lptB gene encoding LPS export ABC transporter ATP-binding protein: MSITLLRTERLVKTYGGRRVANQVSLKVGYGEIVGLLGPNGAGKTTSFYMIVGLVKADAGRVYLQEQEVTHMAMYRRARMGMGYLAQEASIFRKLTVEENIMAILETLNLTKAERLRRLDELLDELSISHLRKNKAYTLSGGERRRLEITRALVTSPKILMLDEPFSGVDPIAVYDVQQIIIRLREKGLGILITDHNVRETLSVVDRAYLICEGKVEVTGTAEFLLNDPRSRELYLGARFTM; the protein is encoded by the coding sequence ATGTCGATAACCCTTCTCAGAACTGAAAGACTTGTCAAAACCTATGGCGGCAGGAGAGTGGCGAACCAAGTAAGCTTAAAAGTGGGTTATGGAGAAATTGTCGGCCTTCTCGGGCCTAACGGGGCAGGAAAAACAACCAGCTTCTACATGATCGTCGGTCTTGTGAAAGCAGATGCCGGACGTGTTTATCTCCAAGAACAAGAAGTTACCCATATGGCAATGTATCGCCGCGCCCGTATGGGTATGGGTTATCTCGCACAAGAAGCCAGTATTTTCCGTAAATTAACGGTCGAAGAGAACATCATGGCCATTCTTGAAACTCTTAACCTTACAAAAGCAGAACGGTTACGCCGTCTTGATGAATTACTCGATGAATTGAGTATTAGCCATTTACGCAAGAATAAAGCTTATACCCTTTCCGGCGGGGAACGTCGTCGGTTAGAAATCACACGAGCCTTGGTCACTAGCCCAAAGATTCTTATGTTGGATGAACCATTCAGCGGGGTTGACCCGATTGCCGTTTATGACGTCCAACAAATTATCATCCGCCTCCGTGAAAAAGGCTTAGGCATACTGATCACTGACCATAATGTCCGCGAAACCCTTTCTGTCGTGGATCGCGCCTACCTGATCTGCGAGGGGAAGGTCGAAGTAACTGGAACCGCTGAATTCCTCTTAAATGATCCTCGGAGCAGAGAGCTCTATTTAGGGGCGAGATTTACAATGTGA
- a CDS encoding nucleotidyltransferase family protein: MKLLILAAGYATRLYPLTENQAKPLLPVAGKPMIDHVIEKFSGCKEIDEIYVVTNNKFTPHFEKWAAEAKLKFDGRPIRIFNDQTTTNENRLGAIGDMLYVIDQAKLDDDLIVVAGDNLFSGGLQDYVEQSRTKGILIGIYDVKDLEQVKKYNSLGLDEDGRITFFEEKSPTPKSSLTAIALYHYPKEILPMIRQYAAEGNNIDQPGRLVQWFYPRVACHTYEVKGLWLDIGSLETYEEAQRLFI, from the coding sequence ATGAAACTCCTTATATTAGCCGCCGGATACGCCACACGTCTCTATCCCCTGACAGAGAACCAAGCAAAACCCCTATTACCTGTTGCTGGGAAACCAATGATTGATCATGTCATTGAAAAATTCAGCGGCTGTAAGGAAATTGATGAAATTTACGTTGTTACTAATAATAAATTCACTCCTCATTTTGAAAAGTGGGCTGCAGAGGCAAAATTAAAATTTGATGGCCGCCCGATCCGTATCTTCAACGATCAGACCACGACCAATGAGAACCGTCTTGGAGCGATCGGCGACATGCTTTATGTCATTGACCAAGCGAAATTGGATGACGATTTAATCGTGGTTGCCGGCGATAATCTATTTAGCGGTGGACTTCAGGATTATGTGGAGCAGAGCAGAACAAAAGGTATCTTGATCGGGATTTATGATGTCAAAGACCTTGAGCAAGTGAAAAAGTACAATAGTTTAGGGCTAGATGAAGACGGAAGGATTACATTCTTCGAGGAGAAATCACCCACCCCGAAAAGTTCCCTTACAGCAATCGCGCTTTACCATTATCCCAAAGAGATCCTACCCATGATCCGCCAATATGCTGCTGAAGGTAATAATATTGATCAACCAGGACGACTCGTGCAATGGTTCTATCCTCGTGTCGCATGCCACACGTATGAGGTAAAAGGGCTCTGGCTAGATATTGGAAGCCTTGAGACATATGAGGAAGCCCAAAGGCTCTTTATCTAA
- a CDS encoding HNH endonuclease encodes MEAVLYQPVLVLNRLWQAVNVCTAQRAFCLLIQGHAAVVDNSGNNFQTYSCDQWFNASKNYEGSDVVKTVSLKIRIPRIILLGVFDKVPKKEVKFTRANIFERDKHQCQYCGNHFERKYLNLDHVTPRHQGGPTTWDNVVCSCIKCNTKKGNRTPRQANMKLLRTPMKPKWRPILNINYSLKHDSWKHFLDPECWTVELG; translated from the coding sequence ATGGAAGCGGTTCTATATCAGCCTGTTCTCGTCCTTAACAGGTTATGGCAAGCCGTAAACGTCTGCACGGCGCAAAGAGCTTTTTGTCTCTTAATACAAGGCCACGCGGCTGTGGTCGATAACTCTGGGAACAACTTTCAGACCTACTCTTGTGATCAGTGGTTCAATGCCTCAAAAAATTATGAGGGGAGCGATGTTGTAAAAACAGTTTCATTAAAAATTAGGATTCCCCGTATCATTTTGTTAGGGGTATTCGATAAAGTCCCTAAAAAAGAGGTCAAGTTCACACGCGCTAATATCTTTGAACGAGACAAACACCAATGCCAGTATTGTGGCAATCATTTTGAACGGAAATATCTTAACTTGGATCATGTTACTCCACGCCACCAGGGGGGGCCGACTACTTGGGACAACGTTGTTTGCTCCTGTATCAAGTGTAACACAAAGAAGGGTAATCGCACTCCACGACAAGCGAATATGAAGCTTTTGAGGACTCCCATGAAACCAAAATGGCGTCCAATCCTTAATATTAACTATTCATTGAAACATGACTCTTGGAAACATTTCTTGGATCCAGAGTGCTGGACGGTTGAACTCGGTTAG